The following are from one region of the Nicotiana tabacum cultivar K326 chromosome 3, ASM71507v2, whole genome shotgun sequence genome:
- the LOC142175772 gene encoding secreted RxLR effector protein 161-like: MYAMVCTRPDICQAVSLVSRYQTNPGLAHWQEVKRIMRYLKGTVDYALCYQCGKDLRLVGYSDADHGGDLDERKSTSGYVFLLSDGDISWSSKKQSCVSLSTMEAEYVALASATQEVIWLKRFLEHLLDIAKNTEPVLVYCDSEATISSTKDPKFHCKTKHIDIKYNYVRDMVRRKVVNVKYVSTKDMLADPLTKPLSRDAFVRHTRSQGLRRL; encoded by the coding sequence ATGTATGCTATGGTGTGCACTAGACCTGATATCTGTCAAGCAGTTAGCTTGGTAAGTAGATATCAGACCAACCCAGGTTTAGCACATTGGCAAGAAGTAAAGAGGATCATGAGATATCTAAAGGGAACTGTTGATTATGCCCTTTGTTATCAATGCGGCAAGGATCTGCGATTAGTTGGATACAGTGATGCTGACCATGGAGGAGATCTAGACGAGAGAAAATCTACCTCAGGATATGTATTCTTACTCAGTGATGGGGACATATCATGGAGTAGTAAGAAACAATCATGTGTATCACTATCTACGATGGAAGCCGAATATGTGGCTCTCGCATCAGCAACACAAGAAGTTATTTGGTTGAAAAGGTTCTTGGAGCACTTGTTGGATATTGCTAAAAATACTGAACCAGTATTAGTCTACTGTGACAGTGAGGCTACAATATCCTCCACCAAGGACCCAAAGTTTCATTGTAAAACCAAACATATAGATATCAAGTATAACTATGTGAGGGACATGGTTAGACGCAAGGTAGTGAATGTGAAGTATGTGTCTACAAAAGATATGTTAGCAGATCCATTGACCAAGCCTTTGTCTAGAGATGCATTTGTGAGACACACTAGGTCTCAAGGCTTACGTAGACTCTGA